The Lineus longissimus chromosome 8, tnLinLong1.2, whole genome shotgun sequence region GTAACGGAGCCGGAGATGGATACAAAGTTTGTCCCGCCAACAGCTGTGACCGCGGGCAATGTTGAAGAAGGTAAAAGTCTTGTTTATGCTAGTATTCAGGAGTTGGAACAGGCAGCTTCAGAGGAAGGGAGAACTATTGTTTATATGGAGGAGTCGCAAGAAGCGGGTGACTCAGAGGGGATGGCCCAAATTGTTTACATGCCTGACACAGCCCCGAAAACCGAGCCAGGAGCAGTTACAGATCCAGGAACAGTTACAGATCCAGGAGCAGTTACAGATTCAGGGGCCGAACTCGAGGCCGCCCAAGCGATTATCTATGTGTCTGAGTCTTGTGGTCAGGTAGATCAATCCTCGGTTAGTCTCGTATCGGAGTCGGGCCAGATCGTCAAAATGGAAGAACCAGAAATGGAAAAAACCGGTTGAAAGTATGTACGGTAATCATTCCTATTactgtaaggtaaagtggtagaATTAATGCCCCTACAGTGTGAGAAACAGCTCGCAGTACATATCAGTGTACATTGCAGCTATAGTTTTACtggagctataattgtactacCTTACCTTATGTTTCTTTTATATCCCTATAGTGAAGGAAATTGCATACTGAAGCTGTAATTGTACCCTTACCCTACATGTGTGTTTTTTTCGAACCAGATAGAAAAACTAAACTTAGTTTGATAGTAGGCCCACCAGGGTTCCTATTGGAAACTTAAAGCAAAAAGCCCACAGtattataataatgataataatacgagtcttatatagcgcagtatccaaccatcaactggccgctcaaagcgcttggggATATCTTCATATTGACAGAATTTCACCTATCGTGTACCTTTGAGGTTGCAAAAACCAGAAAGGAACAAACGAAAACATGCTAATACTTTTACACAACCatcaactggccgctcaaagcgcttggggATATCATATTGACAGAATTTCACCTATCGTGTACCTTTGAGGTTGCAAAAACCAGAAAGGAACAAACGAAAACATGCTCACACTTTTACACAAAACTCCTCTTAGTTATGACACACATGGCGTTAAAGTTTTTTAGCCCCTCTTTTGGGTATTTTTGTGGTTTGTCGATTGTAAATTTGTTCACTTGTTGACAAAAGAGTGGAGCACTTGATGGGTCGAAAGGCATGGTGTTCTGTTCTCGCGATTCATGATAGTGATGCGGATGCGAAtgaattaaattatttgaatGGTCTGTGGTGAGTGAAGTCATGAAATTATTAAATCGAGAAACAAACAGATTTTTTGTTTTTACAGCAGACGTTACATCATGGCTGAATTTGCGTGGTTATGTGTGAAATCATTTATCTCATTCCAGAAAGATAtaagattttttgttttttacgTTGGACGTAGCATCATGACTGAATTTTCATTATGTGCAAAGTTGTCCGACCCGAGCCTATCAAGTGTTGAAATCGATTGGAGGAATATTCCTGCTATTTTGAAGACTGTTAAatgaaattgtgtaaatactgTTGTAAATGTACCTACCTATAGCAGTCTATTGTAAGCTATGGTTACTGTAGTTCATATTCATGTAGAATAATTTGAAACTTCGTTAATGATGTATCTCGCTCGATCATCAAATTGTTCTGCGTGCTGTAAAACCCATTCGTTTTCATGGTTGGGTGCATTTTCTGAGGTCAGtattgatgaaattgaaataatcaCTTAAACTCCTTTTGCAAAAGTAGACAAATATAAGGCAAAAATAAGGGGTTCGCAGTATCTTGCAAGGTGGACCTATCTGTAAATGCTTGTGTTTACTTCAAACATAGTAAAAATTAGAATATCATATTTTTGTATTCCTATCCTATCGGAGTCAGCATGTCAGGGATGAGGCATTTCCAATTTTTTGagatttcctttttttctctAATGGCCAAAGGGTTTAATTTGACAGCAGAGATGAAAAGACCCATGGCACAGCTCTCTGTAgaagtttcaaatttcaaaataactattttagaggcatattttgcaagttcgGGCAGTTCCAAAGACAACATTTTCAGATGAAAAATTGTTTCAGTTATTTTTTGTCCGATTTTGAAAGTTGAAACTtttttgtccttaatagagaggtgtccgctaagggaggttccactgtaaatgtTCCCCAGTTTGCTGTTGACTTGAATATTTAGATTTTATCAACTtgcatttattatcatatttattGTAGAAGTTCGGTTTTTTGTCGCACTGGTACtggtttttttgtacattttggtGTAAAATGAATTTTGTAATGTTAGGAATGATTAAGGGCAACCTTTCCTCCCAATGTGAGACCCAGAGCTCATCCCTAAACGTTGTCAAAACATTTTGACCTGTACCCCATCAGGGATGAAAGTCCTATTGGTGTTTAGTTGCAATTTGGTTGAGAATTACTCATTTGATCCTGATTGAAATTTTTGTGCGCCACCcaaaaatgtgacccaccacgacaaaatgagtcgcatgtcgcacagaagatgagcctaaaatgacaccaggatataatagaagaaattgatgttctcagatttcacaaaaggcagacagcAGTAAAAATtaacaaccagtccatctcaacctgtcaagctcggagcggcCTGCGACTCATTTTGTTGCAGTGGGTCACAAATTCCCTCCAAACAGCAAATCTCGTTTGTCCTCAAAAAGTCTTTGTGCGGACAGTATGGATTTATCCAGAAGAAAAGGTTTATAATgtccaatgcattttcaaatgaattcCAAACTTCCACAGAATGGCAAAAATGGATACGATATATCATGTTTCACGATGAGTCTCTTCTTACTGGTATATAAAGACCTcgccgtttgttaaaaattttgaatttgtaattgaatttaaaaatgtccaattgcggatatacgtactaaatataaatttcaatattgccattgtgtagactgatatacaaatactatgaataccaagtttaaacaaactTTTATTCACGATAACTGCACtaaggcattgtgtattagtggatttctaactggaccacaagtaattatgaacggcgtacccctttaaaaggCCAATTTTCCTGCTTcgatgattgcatgacatgtataaATCCTCAAAGACTGGACCTAAAGCTCTGCATCACATCAAGTTTGATAAAAATTGAAGCACCCTGTCGAGAAATACTGCATAttgactgttttgtttacatgtcaTACGACAGTTTTGTTTTGGTTTccaagtgaagtcaggcggccgGTTCACTGACATAGATAAGGCTGATGTTGGACTTCTGACTATAAATTTGTTTGTAGTACCGCATCATTTGGTATATCGTAAACTTTTTGCTGTGGGCGCAGTTGTTGTGAGTTCTCTGCAGATGATGGGCCAGTCATTTCCTTTCCTGGTTGCGAGATGAGTATGGACTTCTTGGGTGCCTCTCCTTTGTAAATATCATGTTTGGTTCCAGGTTATGTTGTCAATTGAAAAAGTGATGTATTCAATAAAGATTTGTAGCAAATATACAGCTGTTAAGATCTTTTATGAAGAATGCAATACTGACTGCGTCTTGCCCAAATGCTGAAATCCCAAATATCAATTTCGTATGATTTTGGGTTGAGGAAATTGCATTCATACATTTTCCTCAACCAAAAATCAACTTTTACAATTGGTCGATAAGGGGATGAAGGGTCAATGGCAGCAAGAAAAAAAAcgatttgaaaatgtttactGTAAAATCATCAGGAGCCATCCTGACTTGCAACGTGCCACACCTTAATAGTGAGGATGTCCTCAATGCAGGTGTCGCCAACTTTAAAGTTGTGGTGGCACCTGCCTGAGCTCACAGGCAGAATCGAGGTTGACCATACCATGTTTCACAAATTGCCAAAAGGTGTGTGGACTGGGCCAATGTCACAGCCAGCCTACGAGAAATGTCAAACCAGACCTGGTTCTCGTAACCGTGCTTATCTCCACCATTGAACCCCCAGGCTCATGCCCATAATCCCCATAATCTTGGCATGGCGTAACATTGCCACCATCAAAGCCAGTTTCACTAAAACAAAGATTGTGTCAGGAAGAATGGCACTCTCAGTTCACTTTGCGGGGTTGTCCAAATGTGTCCCCAATCTTAAGAATGTTCTGTGTGTCCCGGGTTCTGTGCGTCCCAAATCTAAAGGATGTAGTTAGTTCCTCCACGAACAATTTAACCCCCTCCCGACCCTTTGAGGAAAATGACTAGGCCAGAAAATGTACAGCAAGTTAAGGATTAGTCATAATTGGAATTTAtaaaccccccccctccatcgaTATTTCACTCTGTGGAGTAGACCGCAGGTGCCAGAAGATACCAGAATCAAAGCGATTGATCGGCCCCGAACTAACCAATACAACTTGGAAAATGACCACACATGACATGCATAATCACACGTATGTACAGGGTTTATATGTGTTTTCTGGTCGATCGCTGGGATTTAAATATTGTATCTTCAGGTGCCAGTGGCCGCATGGCTTCCAGCAGgcccgcaacttctccaaatcggatcactgaaaaatcattgaactgcaagtgCAATTAACATTAACAATGCAATGGAACGGCGGGTAGCATTTGGCCTGCCTGAATTTTGCAAGCCAAGTCCAAAACTCCCTTGTAATACTGGCAAAAATTATAAACAAAGATAAGAATTGGTGTGATGCTACCAGTGTCggtgcatggtgtcaagcaggggctCTATCCTCCTGGCTTGGTAAATCCcgcacccaagttgtccctttaaggttaAGGACAAGCCCAGACATGCTCAAGATTGTGATTATCCATTGCAGAGTGGAACATAGGCCGTCTCATCATATGGTATATTTctgatagatctggccaaaggtgctcggctgacctcttgtcacttaACTattagtgtgatcacaaatagtaatgttacacagccctgggttGCCAGTGTAGTAGTTGACCAGCTTTATTTGACAACTTGAAAGTGCATTGGTCGGGCCTACCCTGAGGACAATCTAGTGTTgcgcaacaccactatcttttggtaaatgtgatctggtcacattcctgggTTCATCTTAGTAACTTTGGCCGcgacgatatgaaaaacacttaacAAGACAAAACTCATcataaaattcatttttggaaatatttccAAACCAGTTGTTTTGTGTGCCAGTATCTATAATATGTTTCTACCATTCTATCATTGCAGTTCCGAAAATGGCGATGGTACTGGTGATGCCTCCATCAAATTGAAGACTAACTTGATGTTGACATCTGTTCTTTTTGAAGACGTCTGCTTGTCTGATTACGTCTGCTCGTTTAATAACGTCTGCGTGTTTCATACGTCTGCGCACTCAAAACAACATGGCGAGCGAAGCAACTACAATTTCTGGAGCAGACAATAATATGATCGGAAACCTTGGGAAAGACAATGAAATTGAACAAAGTCGCGAGTCCTGCAACAGACCTAAAAAAGATGAAGATAAACCAGCGCTGAACAACATAATATTGAGATATAAATGTACTGTGTGTCACCTAGATTATGCTTCGAATGAAATGCTCAAAAAGCACATCCTTACACACTCGAATGAGGTAAAAGATGACGATCGGCCGATTCTTATCGATGAGACGAGACGGTTCGGATGTAATGTTTGCCATCGTGTGTATATTTCGGGTAGGTCGCTCCGAAAACACATGCAGACGCACTCCGATGAGGAAAAAGTGGAAGTCTTCACCGAAATGTTGCAGAAGTCGTGCGATGAGCCAGCGTCTGTTCCTGAAAATCTCCTGAAAAGGAGCTTTTGTTGCGACGCTTGTGATCGACGCTACCTCGCGAAGAGTTCGTTGGCGAGACATAAAAAACTGGTGCATGGGGTAGGATTGAAAGCCGAGGTGGAGATTTTTCACGTCGATGAGGGAAAGGGCGGTTCCGAGGGTGGTAATTTGTTGGTCTGTGAAAAATGCGGGAGTATTTTCGTTGGCCGTGAAGCGCTGACGAGTCATCAGCAACTAGAACACGGAATATTTAAGGTAGATGGAAAGGAACTGGTGGTGCAATACAGGCTTCAGAGCGAACTAGGTGGCGCTGTTGTGGAAGAGAAGGTGACGTCTGCTGCTGAGGGACCTGTAACGTCTGCTGCTGAGGGGCCTGCTGAGTCCCCTTGCGTTCCCACTTTTGCGGAGGGGCAAGAAGGGGAGACTGTTTCACAACCGCCAGATGTGATACAGGGCGTGCAGTATCTGTGTGATGACTGCAACATCTTGTTCGAAGATAAAACGATGATTGTCGAGCATTTTCGCGAGAAGCATGATTTGGTgttcaatgaaaatgaaatagagTCCATTGGGAAAACTCCGGATTCAGAAGTGTATATGGAGTGTGCGGAATCTGGGGGTCTTGGGGACGAGGACCCAAGTAGGCCAAAAGATCCTTCAGAATTCACTGGACTGGGACAGAACCAGCCTATGGACTACTCAGAGGGAGTCCTGAAAGTGAAGCATGGGGAAGAATCTGATAATTCAGCGGGTTATGGGGACGAGGAAATCTGTAGGTACCGCGCTGAACCATCTGCACAAGAAATAAACGATTCCCAAATTTTTGTCTGTGAGAAGTGTCATGTGGGTTTTATGACCGCAGAAAGCCTACGAGTTCATGTCAGTAAACATAAAAATACTAGCAGTGCTGGTTACGTTTGCAACAAATGTGGCAAACTGTTTGAAACCGATGCGGAACGAAAAAATCACATGAAATCCCATCGGAAAAACTCGGAGAAAAAGTTCTATCATTGCGAAGAATGTGGGCAAGAATTTCTGCATACTCAGCAAAAAAAGATTCGTACCCATTTGCAGTCTCACGCCGGTGAGAAACCATTTCAGTGTGAGCACTGCAAGGATTCGTTTTTGCGGCGTTGTCATTTGGCTTCCCATCAGAAATCTTGTCGGGGTGGGACCAAGGATTATAAAGTGTATAAATGTGATATTTGCCAGAAAACTTTCACGCAAAATAGCCATTTGGTGACGCATATTCGGGGTCATAACGGTGACAAGCGGTACGAGTGTCACTATTGCGGAAAGCGCTTTCTGATGAGTAGTCACTTGAAAGGACACATCCGTGGTTCCCATACTGATGACCGTCCCTTCAAATGCACCCACGGCCAGTGCACGAAAGCGTTCCATTCCAGTAGCCACTTGAAGACGCATATCATGAGTCACACGGGTGAGCGCCCGCACGAGTGCCCGATTTGCAAGAAGCGCTTCTTGCAAAGTACGCATCTCAAAACGCACGTCAATAGCGCTCATCTTCCCAAGAGCGACTGGGTGACGAAATATTCGTGCGAATATTGCGGCAAGAAATTCCTGCAGAGTTCTCATCTAAAGTCTCATGTGAGAACACATACGGGGGAACAACCTTACCAGTGTCAACTCTGTTGTAAGCAGTTCAAAACCAGCAGTCATTGTCGGGTCCATAAGTGTTTAGAGGCTGATGATCTTGGTGTTCCCAGAGTGGAGCGGATTTCAAGTGTTCCAAATAACGAACCTGGTGTTCCCATCGTCACGCAGGTGCTGAGTATCAAAGGTCAGATCGACACCAATATGATTGAAGATGTGACCGGTTCAGATACTTCACGCACTGGACAACTGTCAACATCTGCTGTAGAATCGCAATCGGCCTTGGACTTGTTGTCCGATGTGGTCGACAAACAGAACGAATCGTCAGACAAACGAACCAATCGGGTTGTGTACGTAGATGTCCAGGCTGGACCCAGTGCCACACGGGATGAAACCTTTGTCCCTGAGTCCCGGGAAACAACACCTAATCGGCCCGAGCCGTCCGCCATCTTTGTCCCAGATGCCCTCGGTCCTGGTGACATCCAGGTGACGGAATCTGTAGAAGAGTGCCCTTTGGTAGCCGAAATTGAACCCATGAGTACCGCGGGTGGAGGGGAAATGGATGTGTATGAAATTTCTCGTTTTCAAGAGCAGTCTTGCGTCATGATGTTGCCTCCGAATTCTGAAGCTCCTGGTTCTAGTAGCCCGTCTTATACGTGCATCATAGCAGATTCCGTCCAGGGTATTGTTCAGACTCTGAGCCTGGATTCTTCCTCCGTCCAAATTGTCATGGAGGGTTCAGTTGAGGGCGCAGGTGCTCAAACAGAATATGCAGAAATCTCGCCTGAGTAGGActcaaaaatgaatattttagagccactctattagggacaccttTTGAACTGACAAATGATGTCCCTAATAGGtaggtgtcttgattacagaggtcagatTGTGCAGAAATgatccatttgggaccaaaatcaccTCCCTACTAGAGATTTCCAAGGTGTCCATTAAGGGAGGCTCTATTGTACATGGTGGTGGCATTTTTTAATACTTTTTAAGACGGGCTGTATACAGATTTATTAAAGGCCTACggcattcgttaaaaattttgaatttgtaattgaatttgaaaatgttcaattgcAGAAGTACgttctaaatataaatttcaacattgccgtcgtgtagactgatatacaaatactatgaataccaagtttcaacacaTTTGTacacataataactgcactacggcattgtgtattagtggatttctatttaactggaccacaagtacatgtaattatgaTCGGCGTACCCCTCTGAATAAGATAGTGAATATCTGATAATAGTCTGTTTGATTATTGTTTTGCCTCGATTTAGATATGGAATATTTTGTGTTGGAAAACCATAACAAATTGTCATTATCTTTACTGTATCACGCAGAAGAAATTCTGTGGTGTTTAAATATAATTTGTATATTACCCTGAACTGGTCTTTTTGGATAAAGACACAACCAGAATGCCgggataagttcactttaaCTTCTTCCTTGTCGAATATGAAGACTTGTGTGACTGTGACTCACTTTTTCTTGTTGGCCCAGAGGGACCTTGTTTATAATTAAGTTATCTTCTGTGTTTGCGTTTCATGCGTCATTTGAGTAATGGTTACTATCAAAGAGGTTTGTAAGTTAATAAAGTTATTTCAAGTAGTTTGTTAAATCAGTCTTGTTCTTCttaattaaagggacaactcaaGGACAACTTGGCCATGAGATATGCGATGACATGCGAGTGTCGAGCACACGACTTGACGACGAGACAGATCTTAGTCAAAATTTTCATAGTTGAATCCATACGTTTATTGCTATGAGTATTAGTAGTACAGTCATTTACACGCTTAATAATGCATATCATCAGTTATTACAGAGTCTTACGTGCTCAATAAGCATGATTATGTGCACCAACCTAGTTGACATTTGCGTTTTGTCTCTGTTTCAAAAAACGGTCTTTCATTTGAAAGATTGACTCTCAGCTACAAGCCTCGGGAACTAATGACATCAGATGAACAGGTGAATAGGTTCCAAACTCATTTTGTAATTGTAAGCAACACACTGCTGTCGATCGTGAAGTTATTATAGGCAACACATGTTATTTCATACAAGTTGTTATCGTCCCAATAACCCGAGGGCAACGCCTCAATGATCTTTCTAGTGTCCGCCAGCTTTATCTCGCCTAAGGTTCGCGTGCCTTCAACCCTCGAGGTCGTCTCGAATAAGTCGGAATCATGGATTTCGTGCTCCTTGTCATCTGCTACATCTTCTACCCGATACCAAAATTTAGGCTTCGAGGTGTAGTAGAATGTTATCTTCGGTTGGGGCACACCTGTCGCTTCGCAAGAAAATGTGTACTGTTTCTTTGCCTGAAAAGAAAGCACACTGGATAAAACGGAGTGCAATTTACAATTAAGACAAGTTGGTACGTTTATCGCTCCGGTACTACAATTATAGCCAGTGTGTACATTAGTGGGACCAGCTGTTTTCTTACACAATAGGCTATATATGTTTTTTTATCAGTACAATCAAAATACAATCATTGCAGTGGTAATTATTATTAAGGCAATAATTGTACCGCTTGACCTTACCTGGCGTATATAAGTGCTATAAGAAACATGAGAGACCACTCCTATTTCCCCAAAGGTTGCCCCAGCTTATTAAAACTCTCGCTACCGCCCCCGGTACgcatattttttttcatatcgttctggacAATGATACGCAGTCGAACTTATGAATGTCACCAGCAAATTTACCGAAAGATAGTGGCGGTGCACAGCGCTCGATTATCATTCAGGTTGGTCCAACCGATGCtttttttactgtgtcacgaaAGCCGGACAATTATACGCGTTAACGTGTTctataatagggagttttcgcaagcCCCCTAtaaacgtcaacgcgaacgaCTGTCCCACGGTTCGACATATATATCAGGAGagcgaacaatgggataggtgtTCACGTTGGCGTGGTTGATACGGTACATTACACGCCCCGTACCTGGTCCATGGTGACTTCCTCTGCTGGCTCGTTCCGCTCTATGTGCACGGGCTCATGTCGCGTGACTTTAAACCTCTGGTTAACTACTTCATTTCCGCTGATGACGCTGCAGATGTACTCATCCTCCTCGGCGAGCTTCGGACTCTTGACAATGAAGGTAGTAGCTGTGAGAGTTTCGAAGAAGGTAACAAATGGTGGCGGACTTGGTTTTTGTAGTTCAAAGTTTCCGCCTCTCCCTATTCGAGCCACTGCGATGTGCGGTTTTTTTGCCGCGTCGCCAACACAGTAAATCAGTGCTTCGTCTATGTTGGTGAATAGGACCAGAACACCATCTGGGGTGAACATCTCGCCTCCCCCGATATCATGGACCATGACAGCCGGTTTCTTTACCCCGTTCCTCCGAAACCCAGTGTACATGCTTACTTCATAAATGACACCGCCAGGTCGTTCCGATCTTACACTTGCTTTGAACCAAGCATAATAGCTCTGAAGACCTTTATGAAAATTCACCGGGATGCACGAAGTTTCGGCGATACCCAAATTTCTTTTTAGCACTACATCTGTTGGATTATAGTTATCATACACATCTCTCAGTGTATCATTTTTTCTCGTAAAGAACACGTCACAGCGACTGTTTTCGACCAAAGGAGCTTCGCTTTCAGGCCCATACGAGAACCCCACTCTAATCTCATTCAAGCCTATCTCATCGATGACATTTTGGATGTGAGGCATTTCCGTGATTGTGGGAAGCTTCATATGTTGTTCCTGAGCTCGGATCAGTTCATCTAGATCTATTTCAAAATAAACAGCATTGCATTCGTACTTGACATTGAGAGTGACGGTAATGTTCCGACGCAAATCAGATACACTGGTTATATTGTCTAGTTGCTTTGCGTGCAGCCGTAAAAAGTGCCGATTTCCAGATGATTCCATGGACGATCGAAAATTCTCATTGTCTGAAATaacgaaaaagaagaagatgttATCGAAACTCGTTATTCTGACCGGCTGCTGAAACCCAAAATACGACTTGGCATACCAGCAGGATAATAAGAGTACTTTGCTAATTTTAATAGCCCAATGTTCTGAAGCTTTGACaacacatgtaacatgttttGACAGTGCTCGCAAACGCCTGGTAACCTCCAGGACTGAGATAACTGAGTATCCCGTAACGCGCAGGTCGATTAATAGGTGGGGTCATCAATGTCTATTGTTGGagtaaaatggacatcatcgctattgttagagtaaacattgacaacttcgctggactgaaaacatttttcaaatcaggcctgggtCAGACGGCGAGCTATGCGAGGAACTACTGTACGTTGAATCAAAATGGTGACAAAATATTCCATCGCGATGACACAAAACAGCTTACATATATTTGAAGTTAAATTTTGTTAAATGTCATTCAGTCTTTTTGTGCAAGACAATTTGCAAGGactttaattgacattctttTATGTTTGAATTCTTATCATCAAAATACAGAAGTGGTTAACGGTGGTCAGTGCATCGCACTCGTTTTTGAAAGTCGAATTCCAAAATCTTATTACTCATTCTTTCATCATGAAAACAAAACGTAATGAAAAATGAGATTTTTCCCGTAGATATCAAAGAGAAATAAAATGGTTGGTGTCTAAAAGACACAATTAGTAGTCCACTGGACATGAGCTATAGTTGGTGTCTATTGGTCATGTTGTTCGCTGGCTGTCTAATAAATCACCAGGTTTTCATAGTAAACAGCAGCAATATACGCCAAGGCCGCGATTAACTTACTGCGTTTGGCTAAAAAACACAACGCGAggttgaaaagtgacatcgtgaatcataTGTGGCCCGCTCTTTGGAATGGACTTaattgttcgttcttcatgtcacgcatgaaaggTAAACAGTTACACGTTACATGTGACAATGTGAACTCTAATCGCGGCCAATGCAATCTGCAGTGGGGCCCTACAATTTTTTATATTTAAGTGAAAAAAGATACAAACCTTCCGATGCCCATGGCAAACGTGTTTTGGTCATTCCCGTGCCACCTAACCATTGTATGTAGACCGGCACACTTGATATAACTTCGATGGTGACATTAGCCTCGATCATACGGTTCTTGTAGTCGTAAACGGGTGTCGTAATGACCTTTGCAATTTCCGGCGGGTCATGTGGCCCGATGCACATATTCAGTCCGCTGACCTGAAGAAATTAATCTTTCGGGATTACGAAATGTAATTCAGGATTCTGGTAATACGCAGGTCTCGCAAGCCTTAAGAAGAGCTACAAACGAAGTACGGAgtttatgaaaatgttttttatcgGGGCTTTGAGAAGAAATTCTCCGATTTCTCGCTTgactaagtaggcctacagaagATGATGCGAGAGTCGTGCTCATGACTAGACCACGAGACAGACCTTCGCTGTTCGTATTTCGACGTCCGTCGGGAATGCGAAACATGCCTAATATTCAAGTTTCGCAACCCATACGTACGCCGTAGTACGCAGTTTTCTGGTGTTATAAAGTCGTGCCGGCGAGAATTAATTGATTCGACACTCATAAGTGGGCGTCCATACTTAGGAAGAATCGCCGGGGACTCTTGAAAAACAGCCGTCGATGAAACACGTTATAAATTCTTCGTACTTCCTCGTTCTTCGCAAGGGTTGCAGAACCTGCCTAATATCCAGGGTTGCAGCATTTGCATCCGACACTAATAAGTCGGCCATGATTGTCAGCTACGTCTTTTACAATCGGCGAGTTTTCCGTCCCCAGGTACGCTACCAGGGGATTACAATGCTTGACATGTACGCAATGTATACAACACCACGCATTCATGAAGACACATGAAACTAAATTAGCACAGCATCCGTTCATTCTGAAGACATAATTTAAAATTGAAGGGACGTGAAAAACAtaggtggtcaagatgcatatAGACAAAAACCTACCACTTTTAGAGCCAATGAAATAAGAACGAATAATTTCTTCATCCTCCGTCCTTCACTTGTCCAAATTCAGATAAACTTTCCTGTTGTTGACCACCGCTCTTCAAAGCTTCACCGTCGTCTCTGGCTTATGGATCAGATTATACGCTT contains the following coding sequences:
- the LOC135492439 gene encoding uncharacterized protein LOC135492439 produces the protein MKKLFVLISLALKVVSGLNMCIGPHDPPEIAKVITTPVYDYKNRMIEANVTIEVISSVPVYIQWLGGTGMTKTRLPWASEDNENFRSSMESSGNRHFLRLHAKQLDNITSVSDLRRNITVTLNVKYECNAVYFEIDLDELIRAQEQHMKLPTITEMPHIQNVIDEIGLNEIRVGFSYGPESEAPLVENSRCDVFFTRKNDTLRDVYDNYNPTDVVLKRNLGIAETSCIPVNFHKGLQSYYAWFKASVRSERPGGVIYEVSMYTGFRRNGVKKPAVMVHDIGGGEMFTPDGVLVLFTNIDEALIYCVGDAAKKPHIAVARIGRGGNFELQKPSPPPFVTFFETLTATTFIVKSPKLAEEDEYICSVISGNEVVNQRFKVTRHEPVHIERNEPAEEVTMDQAKKQYTFSCEATGVPQPKITFYYTSKPKFWYRVEDVADDKEHEIHDSDLFETTSRVEGTRTLGEIKLADTRKIIEALPSGYWDDNNLYEITCVAYNNFTIDSSVLLTITK